One window of Camelina sativa cultivar DH55 chromosome 4, Cs, whole genome shotgun sequence genomic DNA carries:
- the LOC104783051 gene encoding carotenoid cleavage dioxygenase 7, chloroplastic-like, protein MLTKMSLPIPPKFLPPLNHPSIHHHQAPPPLAPPRAAISISIPETGLGRTGTIIDESTSSAFRDYQSLFVSQRSETVQPVVIKTIEGSIPVDFPSGTYYLAGPGLFTDDYGSTVHPLDGHGYLRAFHIDGNKRKATFTAKYVQTEAKEEEHDPVTDTWRFTHRGPFSVLKGGKRFGNTKVMKNVANTSVLKWAGRLLCLWEGGEPYEIEPESLDTVGRFDVDINDDDDDSSDRDFAGHDIWDTAADLLKPILQGVFKMPPKRFLSHYKVDGRRDRLLTVTCNAEDMLLPRSNFTFCEYDSEFKMIQTREFKIDDHKMIHDWAFTDNHYILFANRVKLDPIGSMAAMCGVSPMVSALSLNPSNESSPIYILPRFSEKSVGDRDWRVPVEVSSQLWLIHSGNAYETREDNGDLNIQIQASACSYRWFDFQKIFGYNWQSNKLDPSVMNLNRGDDKLLPHLVKVSMTLDPVGNCKSCDVEPLNGWNKPSDFPVVNSSWSGKKNKYMYSAPSSGTRGELPHFPFDMVVKFDLDSNLVRTWSTGARRFVGEPMFVPRNSNEEGVEEDDGYIVVVEYAVSVERCYLVILDAKKMGESDAVVSRLEVPRNLTFPMGFHGLWASD, encoded by the exons atgttgaccaAAATGTCTCTCCCTATCCCGCCGAAATTTCTTCCACCGTTAAATCATCCATCGATTCATCATCACCAAGCTCCACCACCACTTGCCCCGCCACGCGCAGCCATATCAATATCTATACCAGAAACCGGTTTAGGACGTACCGGAACAATCATCGACGAGTCCACGTCGTCAGCTTTCCGTGACTACCAATCTTTATTCGTGTCACAGCGTTCCGAGACAGTCCAACCGGTCGTAATTAAAACAATCGAAGGTTCAATACCGGTTGATTTCCCTTCCGGTACATATTACTTAGCCGGTCCAGGACTATTCACTGACGATTATGGCTCAACGGTTCATCCTTTAGACGGTCACGGTTATCTCCGTGCGTTTCACATCGACGGAAACAAACGGAAAGCAACTTTCACGGCGAAGTACGTTCAAAcggaagctaaagaagaagagcacGATCCAGTGACTGACACGTGGCGATTCACTCACAGAGGTCCTTTCTCTGTGTTAAAAGGTGGGAAGAGATTTGGAAACACGAAAGTGATGAAGAACGTGGCTAATACTAGCGTTTTGAAATGGGCTGGGCGGTTGCTTTGTTTATGGGAAGGTGGTGAGCCGTACGAAATCGAACCTGAATCGTTGGATACCGTCGGGAGATTTGACGTAGATAtcaacgatgatgatgatgattcttccGACAGAGATTTTGCTGGTCATGATATATGGGACACAGCCGCAGATTTGTTGAAACCCATACTTCAAG GTGTATTTAAGATGCCACCGAAACGGTTCTTGTCACATTACAAAGTCGACGGTCGAAGAGATAGACTTTTAACCGTCACTTGCAACGCTGAAGATATGCTTTTACCTCGAAGCAACTTCACATTTTGTG AATATGATTCGGAATTTAAGATGATACAAACGAGAGAATTCAAGATCGATGATCACAAGATGATTCATGATTGGGCCTTCACGGATAATCACTATATACTCTTTGCCAACCGCGTCAAGCTTGACCCAATTG GTTCCATGGCGGCGATGTGTGGAGTATCACCTATGGTATCAGCGTTATCGTTGAATCCAAGCAACGAGAGTTCCCCGATTTATATCCTACCTAGATTTTCAGAGAAATCTGTGGGAGATCGAGACTGGAGAGTTCCTGTGGAAGTGTCTTCTCAATTATGGCTAATTCACTCCGGAAACGCTTATGAGACTAGAGAGGATAACGGCGATTTAAATATCCAGATACAAGCTTCCGCTTGCTCCTACCGCTGGTTcgatttccaaaaaatatttg GCTACAATTGGCAAAGCAACAAGCTAGATCCTTCTGTTATGAATCTAAATCGCGGCGACGACAAACTACTCCCTCATTTGGTTAAGGTATCTATGACCTTGGACCCTGTCGGAAACTGCAAGAGTTGTGATGTAGAGCCTCTAAACGGCTGGAACAAGCCGTCAGATTTTCCAGTTGTAAACTCATCATGGTCCGGGAAAAAGAACAAGTACATGTACTCTGCACCCTCGTCAGGAACTCGTGGCGAACTTCCCCATTTCCCATTCGATATGGTCGTGAAGTTTGACTTAGACTCGAACCTCGTCCGTACGTGGTCTACCGGAGCTAGAAGATTCGTTGGTGAGCCCATGTTTGTCCCAAGAAACTCCAACGAGGAAGGAGTAGAAGAGGACGATGGTTACATTGTTGTCGTCGAG tATGCGGTTTCGGTGGAGAGATGTTACCTTGTGATATTGGACGCAAAGAAGATGGGTGAATCCGATGCGGTCGTGTCGAGATTAGAGGTTCCGAGGAATTTGACGTTTCCAATGGGTTTTCACGGTTTATGGGCTAGCGACTGA
- the LOC104783052 gene encoding nuclear pore complex protein NUP62-like — protein MSGFSFGQSNSVGGFSFGSSSVTNSSSAASTTSPLSFSFNQSSNPSSTGFGFGSTASSTPASSTPSFGFGSSASSTPSFGFGANVSSSGSAPSLFGSSTTNAAPASSPFGFVTSSASQPSSSPFGAPSSSSASPSLSLFGASPASASSGPSSLFGSSSSLFSASSSASASSSPLFGGSSSAAASTSPLFGAPSSATGSSLPFGVASSTSASSSSIFGATGSTPSFSVASSASGSSPSIFGAAGSSPSIFGSSSAAGSTPSLFGSSSSGATASSPSPFGASTINPSTTTNPSPASASPFSASTGFSFLKSTASSTTTTTASALPQTASSASSSSSSSFSFGPPASSGFNLSTGSSAAPASSTPGAVFSIATTTTTTTTSSSTPAATSAPSAAASVMGFPSFSVSSSATNTTPASSAATFGTTGFGSASSTPAAGSTSSFTAFAVPQTSTPASSSQPQTTTPTFSFSVPSSTSTTAPATSSATTTQTSLVVALSSGTSTAVAPVAGSPKLPSEITGKTVEEIIKEWNTELQERTGRFRKQANAIAEWDKRILQNRDVLLRLEIEVAKVVETQSSLERQLELIETHQQEVDKALQSMEEEAERIYNDERKSLLDDEAASTRDAMYEQSELVERELEHMTEQIRSIIQSVNANQGGELEAIDGMSPLDVVVRILNNQLSSLMWIDEKAEEFSSRIQKIASQGSSGDRELMAPKHWMS, from the exons ATGTCGGGGTTTTCGTTTGGTCAATCCAATTCCGTTGGAGGTTTCTCATTCGGATCTTCTTCCGTAACTAATTCCTCTTCTGCTGCATCTACCACTTCTCCGTTATCTTTCTCGTTTAACCAATCTTCAAACCCTAGCTCCACCGGGTTTGGTTTCGGATCCACGGCATCATCAACCCCTGCTTCCTCAACTCCTTCGTTCGGATTCGGTTCCTCTGCTTCATCGACTCCTTCATTTGGATTTGGAGCCAATGTTTCTTCATCTGGTTCTGCGCCATCTCTGTTTGGTTCATCTACCACCAATGCTGctcctgcttcttctcctttcgGATTCGTAACTTCCTCCGCTTCTCAGCCTAGTTCTTCTCCGTTCGGAGCTCCGTCATCCTCCTCCGCATCTCCGTCTTTATCTCTTTTCGGAGCTTCTCCGGCTTCAGCGAGTAGTGGTCCATCATCTCTCTTTGGATCTTCCTCATCTTTATTCTCCGCTTCTTCATCTGCCTCCGCTTCGAGTTCACCTCTCTTCGGAGGATCCTCATCCGCCGCTGCTTCAACATCTCCTCTTTTCGGCGCGCCTTCTTCAGCCACCGGTTCGTCACTTCCCTTCGGCGTCGCCTCATCAACCTCTGCCTCCTCATCATCCATCTTTGGAGCCACCGGCTCGACACCTTCCTTCAGTGTTGCCTCATCAGCCTCTGGCTCCTCACCGTCAATCTTTGGAGCAGCCGGTTCGTCACCGTCGATCTTTGGTTCATCTTCGGCAGCGGGTTCAACTCCGTCTCTCTTCGGATCGTCCTCGTCAGGCGCAACAGCTTCTTCACCTTCCCCGTTTGGAGCATCCACCATTAATCCCTCAACTACAACCAATCCCTCGCCTGCCTCAGCTTCTCCTTTCTCCGCGTCTACCGGATTCTCTTTCTTGAAAAGCACAGCAAGTTCAACAACCACCACCACTGCTTCTGCTCTTCCACAAACGGCTTCAtcagcttcctcttcttcttcttcctccttctcatTTGGTCCACCCGCAAGTTCAGGCTTTAACCTTTCAACCGGAAGCTCAGCAGCCCCTGCCTCTAGCACACCCGGAGCAGTGTTTTCTATtgcaaccaccaccaccactactacTACGTCTTCTTCGACTCCCGCTGCTACTAGTGCACCTTCAGCTGCAGCTTCTGTAATGGGTTTCCCTTCTTTTAGTGTGAGTTCATCTGCCACCAACACCACTCCGGCTAGCTCTGCTGCTACATTCGGTACTACAGGATTTGGTTCGGCTAGCTCGACTCCTGCCGCTGGATCTACTAGCTCCTTTACTGCGTTTGCTGTACCCCAGACTTCAACACCTGCATCATCTTCACAACCACAAACCACTACTCCTACATTCTCATTCA GTGTTCCATCTTCGACTTCTACTACTGCTCCTGCTACCAGTTCTGCTACTACAACACAGACATCTCTTGTTGTGGCTTTGAGTAGTGG GACGAGCACAGCTGTTGCTCCAGTGGCTGGTTCTCCAAAGCTGCCATCTGAAATAACTGGCAAAACTGTTGAGGAG ATTATCAAGGAGTGGAATACTGAGCTACAAGAACGCACAGGAAGGTTCCGGAAACAGGCAAATGCAATAGCAGAGTGGGATAAGCGGATCTTGCAAAACCGTGATGTTCTTTTAAGACTTGAG ATTGAAGTTGCAAAAGTGGTTGAAACCCAATCTAGCTTGGAAAGACAGCTGGAATTAATCGAGACTCATCAGCAAGAG GTTGACAAGGCTTTGCAAAGCATGGAGGAAGAGGCTGAGCGTATATATAATGACGAGCGGAAATCACTTCTTGACGATGAAGCAGCATCAACTAGAGATGCAAT GTATGAACAATCTGAGCTTGTAGAAAGAGAATTGGAGCATATGACTGAACAAATCAGATCGATTATACAATCCGTAAATGCAAACCAG GGTGGAGAACTTGAAGCAATAGATGGAATGAGTCCACTGGATGTAGTTGTAAGAATCTTGAACAATCAACTCAGTTCCTTAATGTGGATTGATGAGAAA GCAGAAGAATTCTCTTCTCGGATTCAGAAAATCGCATCTCAAGGTTCTAGTGGAGATCGTGAATTGATGGCTCCAAAGCACTGGAtgtcttga